CTCGAGCCGGAACGCGACGATGGGGTCGTCGTTGAGCGTCATGCCCGTGTCGCGAATCTCGAGAACGAGGGCTTCCGCCGTCTGCCCGACGCGCCTGATGCGCTTGGCTTCGCCTTCGCCCGAGAGTTTGTCGACGAGGGTGCATCCCGAGAGCGATGCGCACACTACGAGCCCCACGAGCAGTCCACGTACGCCGTTCACATGAGGATCAACGCCGATGCCGCGGCGGACGCACGATATCCGGCAACCGGCAACCGGCAACCGGCAACCGGCAACCGGCAACCGGCAACCGGCAACCGGGACTGACTGCCGGATGAATCCGGCAGCTCATATGGAGGACCCGACATCGCGGCATTCCCGACATCGCGGCATTACCATCCCCCATGGCCATTCGACTCTGCCTGTTGCTCCTGACCCTGATGCCGCTCGCCGTCGGTGCGCAGCCGGCCGCCGACGCGCCGCAGCCGGTGCGGTGGCACGCCGTGACGCAGGATCTGCTCGACGGGCAGGGCTGGCGCGAGACGGCGCGGCCCTTCGACAGGCTGCCCGCGCGGGCCGAGGGTGTGGTCAGGCAGCCGGTGTGGGACCTGTCGAGACACTCCGCGGGGCTGAGCCTGCGCTTCACGAGCGACGCCACGCGCATCCGCATCAGGTGGACCGTCACGCTCGATCGACTCGCGCTGCCGCACATGCCGGCCACCGGCGTGAGCGGCCTCGACGTGTACGCGAAAGATGGCGGGGCGTGGCGATTCGTGGGAGGCGCGCGGCCCACGCAGTCGCCGACCAACGACGCGGAGGTCATCACGGGCATGGCGGCCGTGTCTCGCGAGTTCCTCGTCTACCTGCCGCTGTACAACGGCGTGTCGCAGCTCGAGATCGGCGTGCCCGAGGAGGCCGCCTTCCGCTTCGAGCCGCGCGCCTCGTCCCGCCCGCTCGTCGTCTATGGCACGTCGATCACGCAGGGCTGCTGCGCCAGCCGGCCCGGCATGGTGTACACCGCGATCCTCGGCAGACGGCTCGGCGTCCCGGTGATCAACCTGGGATTCTCCGGCAACGGCAAGGCGGAGCCCGAGATGGCGCGCCTGCTCACCGAACTCGATCCGGCGGTGTACGTGCTGGACTCGCTCCCCAACATGACGCCCGAGCAGGTCGTCGAGCGCATGCCGGCGCTCATCGAGACGATCCGCGCCGCGAGGCCGCACACGCCCATCGTGCTCGTCGAGCACCTGCTCTATCCGAACAGCCGCTTCCGCCCGCAGAAGGCCGCCGACATCGCCTCGTCCAATGCATCGCTCAGGCGCATCCACGACGCGCGACGCAAGGCCGGTGACAGGTTCATCACCGTCGTGTCGAGCGCAACGCTGCTCGGCACCGACGGCGACGGCACCGTGGACGACAGCCATCCGACTGAACTCGGCTTCGAGCGCATGGCCGACGGCCTGGAGCCCCACCTGCGGCGCGTGCTGCCACGGGAGCCGCGCGCACGTTGACGCTGGGGCTACTCGTGGCGGAGGGCCTCGATGGGATCGAGCTGCGCCGCGCGCCTGGCCGGCAGGTAGCCGAACAGCACACCCAGGCCCGCCGAGAACGCAAAGGCGATCACGTTGATGCGCGTGTCGAACACGAACGGCACCATCATCGCGCCCGACAGCACGATTGACGCGATGGTGGCCAGCGCCAGACCGATGACGCCGCCGAGCGACGACAGCGTCACCGCCTCGATGAGGAACTGCGACAGCACTTCCCGCTCGAGGGCCCCGATCGCCAGGCGCGTGCCGATCTCGCGCGTGCGCTCGGTGACCGACACGAGCATGATGTTCATGATGCCGATGCCGCCCACCAGCAGGCTCACGCCGGCCACGGCGCCGAGCAGCATCGTGAGCAACCTGGTCGTTCCCGTCATCGTCTGGGCGATTTCGCGCGTGTCGAGCACGTTGAAGTCGTCGTTCTCGCCCGCCGTGATCCGCCGCCGTTCGCGCATCAGTTCTTCGATCGAGGCCTTGACGCGATCGGTGGACGCACCGTCGCGCGCGGCGACGGTCAGTTGGCTCACGTTCTGGTTGCCTGTCACGCGACGCTGGAGCGTCCGCAGCGGGATCACCACCGTGTCGTCCTGGTCGCGCCCCATCGACGCCTGGCCCTTCGAGGCCAGCAGCCCGATGACGTCGCACGTGAACTGCTTCACGCGGATGACGCTGCCGACGGGATTGGCGGCGCCGAACAGCTTGTTCCGCACCGTCTCGCCGATGACGCACACGGCTGCCCCCGATCGCTCCTCGGCTTCGGAGAAGACACGGCCTGACGCGATCGTCCAGTTGGCGGCGGTGAAGTAGCCGGACGTGGTGCCTGTCACCGACGTCGTCCAGTTGCGCGCCATGGCCACGACCGTCGTCGACTGGCTCGCGCTCGGCGCAACCGCACGCAGGCCGCTGACCTGATCCTCGATCGCCCTGGCGTCGGCGACCTTGAAGAGGGGCGCTGACGACCCGGCCGATCCCGGCCCGCCTCGCTGCCCAGGCATCACGATGAGCAGGTTGCTCCCCAGGCTCGCGATCTGCGCGGAGACCGACTGCGTGGTGCCGTTGCCGAGCGTCACCATCGTGACCACCGCCGTCACGCCGATCCCGTGGCCGAGCATGGTGAGGACCGACCGCAACTTGGTGCGGGCGAGTCCGCGCAGGGCGAGCAGGATCGTGTTGAGCAGCATCAGTGCACCGGCTCCTTCCGTGTGTCGCGATCGATGAGGCCGTCAACGAAGTGGATCGTGCGGTCGGCATGCGCGGCGATGTCCGGCTCGTGCGTGACCATCAGCACCGTGATCCCGCGACCGCGATTGAGCGACGTGATCAGATCCATGATTTCGCGGCTGCGCTGCGTGTCGAGGTTGCCCGTCGGCTCATCGGCCAGCAGCACGTCGGGGTCGGTGACGAGCGCGCGCGCGATCGCCACGCGCTGCTGCTGGCCACCGGACAGTTCACCCGGCGTGTGCGTCGCCCACCGCGTGAGGCCCACGAGTTCGAGCGCCTCCATGGCGCGCCGGTTGCGTTCGCGGCTGCCGACGCCGCGATACAGCATCGGCAGTTCCACGTTCTCGAGCGCCGTGGTGCGCGCCAGCAGATTGAAGCCCTGGAACACGAATCCGAAGCAGTGCCGGCGCAACAGCGCCCGCTGGTTGCGCGACAGGCGGTCCACCTGCACGTCACGGAAGCGGTAGTGCCCGGACGAGGGTGTGTCGAGGCAGCCGAGGACGTTCATCATCGTGGACTTGCCCGATCCGCTGGGCCCGGTGATCGCGACGAACTCGCCCCGGCGGATGGAGAAGCTGACACCGCGCAACGCCTGGAACGCCGACGACCCTTCGCCATAGGTCTTGGTGACGTCGGCGATGTCGATGATGACGTCGCGTGGCTCGATGACAGGGGCCGGCGATGGCGCAGCTGCCGCAGGCGCCATCGACTCGCGTTCGAGCGTGAGGGTCATGACTGCGTCCCCGCGACGTATTCGGTGATCACCTGATCTCCATCCGCCAGTTCGCCAGACGTGACTGCCGTGTGGCGCCCATCGCTCTGCCCGACGGTAACCGACACGCTCACCGCCTGTCCGTCGCGCAGCACCCAGAGCGCGCGCGAGCCGTCAGTGGGCGTCGCCTCCGTCTGTCGCGGCGTCTGCTGCGGGGGACGAGGCATGATGCTGAATCCACGACTCGCCGCGGCCGTGGCTGGCGGCGTGAAGCGCAGGGCGGCGTTGGGCCCGAGCAGCGCGTTCTCGACGGATGCCGTGGCGATGTCCGCCGATGCCGTCATGCCGGGTCTGAGGCTGAGATCGTCGTTCTCGACCACCAGCACCGTCGCATACGACACGACGTCGGTGGTCGTCGTGGCGCCGTAGGCCACGCGCGTCACGGTGGCCGTGTACGTGCGGTCCGGATACGCGTCGACGCTGAACGTCGCCGCCTGACCATCGGCCACGCGGCCGACATCCGCCTCGTCCACGTCCACCTCGAGCTCCATCTTGCGGAGGTCCTCGGCAATGGTGAACAGCGTGGCCACCTGGAGCGATGCCGCCACGGTCTGTCCGGGTTCGACCGATCGCTTCAGCACGACGCCGTTGATGGGCGACCGGATCGACGCCTTCGAAAGATTGATCTGATCGGAACTCAACGCCGCCCTGGCCTCGGTGACGGTCGCCGCCGTACTGGCACGGTCGGCCTCGGCTCGCGCGAGCGTGGCTTCCGCGCTCTCCATCTCGGCCTTCGACGGTACCCTGCCGCCCGACAGTCGCGAGACTTCGCGAAAGCGGTCGAGTGCGGCGGAGGCTTCCTTCACCGTGGCCTCCGACTGCGCCAGGCGTGCCTGCGCCGACGCCAGCGTCGCCTGCGATCGCGTGATCTGGTCGCGCAGGCGCTCGGTGTCGAGCCGGGCCAGTTCCTGTCCCTTCTTCACCGTCTGGTTGTCGTCGACGAACACCGACTCGACCAGGCCTGACAGCTCGCTGCCCACCTCGACGGTATTGGTCGGCTGCAGGTTACCTGTCGCGGCCACCTTCACGTCGAGACGGCCGCGCGTGGCTGCTTCGGTGACGTATCGGGTGGATGCCGCCGCCGCGGCTGCCTGCTGTGCGCGACTCTGCCAGATCCACACGCCACCGCCGACGAGGCACGCGACGACGACCCAGGTGACGAGGCGCGTCAGGCGACGCGATCCGGTGTCGTTGGCGAGAATGGCCGAAAGGTCGGCCCGGGACTGTGTCGTCGTCTTCATGATGTGGCCTTCTCCGCGAGTGTCGCGGTCGTCGCCTCGAGCGACCAGCCGCCGCCCATGGCCTTGTAGAGCTGAATCACGGCGTTGAGGCGTTCACCTTCGCCCTGCGCCACGCTTTCCTGCAGCGTGAGCACAGAGCGTTCCGTGTTCAGCACGGTCTGGAAGTCGGTCAATCCGGCGCTGTACTGGCTGCGCGCCAGGAGCACCGCGTTCTCGGCCGCCGTTGTGGCCGCCCGCAACGACTGCAGGCGCTGCCGCGTGGACTCGAACGACACGAGCGCCGACTCCACGTCTTCGAGCGCCGTGAGCACGGTGCTCTCGTAGTTCACGACCGCCTGTTCCTGTACGGCGTTCTGAATCGCGATCTGCTGGCGGATGCGCCCGCCGTCCAACAGCGTCTGCGCGAGGCCGGCAGCCATCGACGCCACGGTGGTCGTGCCACCCGTCATCGCGCCGGTGAGCACCTCGACGCCGAGCGTGCCGGACAACGAGAACCGCGGGTGGCGCCGAAGACTGGCCTGCGCGAGACGGGCGGTCTCCGCCACGATGCGCAATTCCGCCGCGCGTACGTCGGGACGCTGCCTCAGCGTGTCTGCCGGAATGCCCACGGCGATTTCTGCAGGCACGGACGGCAGCGGCGCTGACCGGCGCAGCGACTCGGTCAGCGTGCCTGCGGCGGCACCCGTCAACGTCGCAAGGCGATAGGTCGCCTGCGTGATGCCCGCTTCAAGCGC
The nucleotide sequence above comes from Acidobacteriota bacterium. Encoded proteins:
- a CDS encoding SGNH/GDSL hydrolase family protein, translating into MAIRLCLLLLTLMPLAVGAQPAADAPQPVRWHAVTQDLLDGQGWRETARPFDRLPARAEGVVRQPVWDLSRHSAGLSLRFTSDATRIRIRWTVTLDRLALPHMPATGVSGLDVYAKDGGAWRFVGGARPTQSPTNDAEVITGMAAVSREFLVYLPLYNGVSQLEIGVPEEAAFRFEPRASSRPLVVYGTSITQGCCASRPGMVYTAILGRRLGVPVINLGFSGNGKAEPEMARLLTELDPAVYVLDSLPNMTPEQVVERMPALIETIRAARPHTPIVLVEHLLYPNSRFRPQKAADIASSNASLRRIHDARRKAGDRFITVVSSATLLGTDGDGTVDDSHPTELGFERMADGLEPHLRRVLPREPRAR
- a CDS encoding ABC transporter permease — encoded protein: MLLNTILLALRGLARTKLRSVLTMLGHGIGVTAVVTMVTLGNGTTQSVSAQIASLGSNLLIVMPGQRGGPGSAGSSAPLFKVADARAIEDQVSGLRAVAPSASQSTTVVAMARNWTTSVTGTTSGYFTAANWTIASGRVFSEAEERSGAAVCVIGETVRNKLFGAANPVGSVIRVKQFTCDVIGLLASKGQASMGRDQDDTVVIPLRTLQRRVTGNQNVSQLTVAARDGASTDRVKASIEELMRERRRITAGENDDFNVLDTREIAQTMTGTTRLLTMLLGAVAGVSLLVGGIGIMNIMLVSVTERTREIGTRLAIGALEREVLSQFLIEAVTLSSLGGVIGLALATIASIVLSGAMMVPFVFDTRINVIAFAFSAGLGVLFGYLPARRAAQLDPIEALRHE
- a CDS encoding ABC transporter ATP-binding protein produces the protein MAPAAAAPSPAPVIEPRDVIIDIADVTKTYGEGSSAFQALRGVSFSIRRGEFVAITGPSGSGKSTMMNVLGCLDTPSSGHYRFRDVQVDRLSRNQRALLRRHCFGFVFQGFNLLARTTALENVELPMLYRGVGSRERNRRAMEALELVGLTRWATHTPGELSGGQQQRVAIARALVTDPDVLLADEPTGNLDTQRSREIMDLITSLNRGRGITVLMVTHEPDIAAHADRTIHFVDGLIDRDTRKEPVH
- a CDS encoding efflux RND transporter periplasmic adaptor subunit, producing the protein MKTTTQSRADLSAILANDTGSRRLTRLVTWVVVACLVGGGVWIWQSRAQQAAAAAASTRYVTEAATRGRLDVKVAATGNLQPTNTVEVGSELSGLVESVFVDDNQTVKKGQELARLDTERLRDQITRSQATLASAQARLAQSEATVKEASAALDRFREVSRLSGGRVPSKAEMESAEATLARAEADRASTAATVTEARAALSSDQINLSKASIRSPINGVVLKRSVEPGQTVAASLQVATLFTIAEDLRKMELEVDVDEADVGRVADGQAATFSVDAYPDRTYTATVTRVAYGATTTTDVVSYATVLVVENDDLSLRPGMTASADIATASVENALLGPNAALRFTPPATAAASRGFSIMPRPPQQTPRQTEATPTDGSRALWVLRDGQAVSVSVTVGQSDGRHTAVTSGELADGDQVITEYVAGTQS
- a CDS encoding efflux transporter outer membrane subunit; translated protein: MAHIHARLSLIILTGLTAGCVARAGVPVTAAPAQSSAWTSTAHGVVTTSAEDLSQWWTHLGDETLTSLIERALHESPTVQLAQARLRQSRAQQAQAAADLWPTVSASGSASGRRSANRVFSPDGSQTVTNNVLTGSYGASLDASWEPDVFGGTRRGIDAARADLAATVADLQATHVSLAAEVALSYAELRTLQARLEIARRNEASQAETLELTGFRAQAGLVGSIDVEQARTNVEQTRAQIPALEAGITQATYRLATLTGAAAGTLTESLRRSAPLPSVPAEIAVGIPADTLRQRPDVRAAELRIVAETARLAQASLRRHPRFSLSGTLGVEVLTGAMTGGTTTVASMAAGLAQTLLDGGRIRQQIAIQNAVQEQAVVNYESTVLTALEDVESALVSFESTRQRLQSLRAATTAAENAVLLARSQYSAGLTDFQTVLNTERSVLTLQESVAQGEGERLNAVIQLYKAMGGGWSLEATTATLAEKATS